The genomic stretch tgcatcaGGACATAGTCCTCTGGTCACCCCACCCTGTCAGGACACAGTCCTCTGGTCACCCCCCTGCATCATGACACAGTCCTCTggtcacccccaccctgtcaggaCACAGTCCTCTGGTCACCCCCCTGCATCAGGACACAGTCCTCTGGTCACCCCCCCTGCATCAGGACACAGTCCTCTggtcacccccaccctgtcaggaCACAGTCCTCTggtcacccccaccctgtcaggaCACAGTCCTCTggtcacccccaccctgtcaggaCACAGTCCTCTggtcacccccaccctgtcaggaCACAGTCCTCTGGTCACCCCCACCCTGCATCAGGACACAGTCCtctggtcaccccccccccccctgcatcaGGACACAGTCCTCTggtcacccccaccctgtcaggaCACAGTCCTCtggtcacccctcccccctccccccgtatcAGGACACAGTCCTCTGGTCACCCCCACCCTGACAGGACACAGTCCTCTggtcacccccaccctgtcaggaCATAGTCCTCTGGTCAAAGTTCCTTCTGATTCACGGCCCATACCATGTCAGGACATAGTCCTCTGATCAAAGTTCCTTCTGATTCACTGCCCATACCATGTCAGGACATTGTCCTCTGGTCAAAGTTCCTTCTGATTCACTGCCCATACCATGTCCAGGACACAGTCCTCTGATCAACGTTCCTTCTGATTCACTGCCCATACCAAGTCAGGACATAGTCCTCTGGTCATGGAATAATTAATGCAAAATACAAGgacaaaaactgaataaaatTGCACTTcttgtcaacaacacacagatgcagttttagagagagagagagtgtgtgtgtgtgtgtgtgtgtgaaatcaattttctttccacatgaaaaaaaacaacaaatgagatAATAAATATATAACCAAGAATAATCCCTGAAATACTCTTATGCATCCTTTACAATGATTAACATTAAGTCATTTCTTCTTCGTCactgtttgtgggctgcaactcccatgttcaattgtatgtacatgagtgggattttacatgtatgaacgttttcaccccgccatgtaggcagccatactcttccaggctgtgcatgctggatatgttcttgtgtttccatatccaaccgaactctgacatggattacaggatctttaatgtacgtGTTTTATtttatgcttgtgtatacacacgaatggggttaaggctcaagtaggtctgcacatatgttgacctgggagatcggaaaaatctccaccctttacccatcaggcaccgtcaccgagattcgaacccaggaccctcagactgaaagtccaacgctttaaccactcggctattgcgcccgtcattaagtCATTTAAAACTTTTCACAAACTGTACAAACTGTCCACAGAATCTGAATTGAAGGGGTCTGTGATAATGTTAGTTTGATAGTCAGATGTGTCCAGCTTTGTCCAACTCCTCTCCAAACTGTCTGGGTCTAATCTGATTTTAGTgaagagtatcttgcccaagttacattcccactctctcaggcaagagggctttaggacagttggtgttgggatggtgattttagtgaagagtgtctagcccaagttacattcccactctctcagccaagagggctttaggacagtcagcgttgggatggtgattttagtgaagagtgtcttgcccaagttacattcccactctctcagccaagagggctttaggacagtcagcgttgggatggtgattttagtgaagagtgtcttgcccaagttacattcccactctctcagccaagagggctttaggacagtcagcgttgggatggtgattttagtgaagagtgtcttgcccaagttacattcccactctctcagccaagagggctttaggacagtcggcgttgggatggtgattttagtgaagagtgtcttgcccaagttacattcccactctctcagccaagagggttttaggacagccagcgttgggatggtgattttagtgaagagtgtcttgcccaagttacattcccactctttcagccaagagggctttaggacagttggcgttgggatggtgattttagtgaagagtgtcttgcccaagttacattcccactctctcagccaagagggctttaggacagccaGCATTGGGATGGTGAttttagtgaagagtgtcttgcccaagttacattcccactctctcagccaagagggctttaggacagtcagcgttgggatggttcccaaaagccaaataaccccaaggctgcagcacttagagccagtgcactGTTGCCTCCCcatctgagagtcatagtccttcataaaagaaaTGTAAACTCACATAAAAGGATTGTATTGATGTATGCAGTACTTCAAAATGGGTTAACTTTTTATTTCAAGAATATCATCTCGAACTttccagaagaaacaacaaacttTCACAAAATATTTATTGTTCTACGTGTATCATTTGGATATGGAATGATTAATACTCAGAGCAATACAATGTTGTTACTTCCCAATGCACATATGTATTTGTAAACCTTTGTCCAAATGAaatgtgttggaaaaaaaaaatcacaaaccttTGGTGAACCTGTGCGACTGAAGGAGCCCTCCGACCCTTCCTCGCTGGTGTTGTTGCTCAGCTGAATGGTGACAGTCGGTACATCCGACTCGCTGTTACCGAACTTCACCGCGGTCCCCTCGCTTCCGGACTCCCCTTCTTCTTGATCCTTGCTGtctccatcttcatcatcttcatctttctcgtcgtcttcatcatcatcatcatcatcgtcgtcatctacTCCATCGTTAATAAATCCCCGACCTTCCTGGTCACCCTCGTCAAACTCTTCACTCTGGTTTTCGCTGCCGGCATCTCCGACTTCGGGTCGAGTGGTTGGGGCCTGGGTGGGGACGTCTTCGTCCTCAGACTCGCTGGACTCTTCCAGAGCCTGGGTGTACGCCTGTACGTGTTCCAGCCCCATCTTGGCCTTCTGCTTGATGGTCTCGATCAGGAATTTCCATCGCCGGCCATGTCCTTTCGTGGAGGTCAGCTTGGCAAACAGCTTCTCCCAGTTCATGATTCGTTTCTCTCTGGCGATGCGTTTGGACTGGAACAGTGCCACAGACCCAAACTTAAGTTGCTGAGATGGTGATGTCATCTTTACCATTTCTTAGGAAGGTGGTCATGAAAATTTTGACAATGCTTGAACCTGAGAGAAAGAGGCTGCAAAAAGTGAATCAGTCATAAGaagcagttgtttgttttgttttgttttttacataaaTGCAATACCCCTTTTGACCCCGgggcacttggtaataaagacatgttctgttctgttctactgacTGATAAATGAAAATTCAAAAATCAGTTGTTGTTTATTCACTTTACCATCTGAAGATAAAATGTTTACTTTGACTTTGGTTTTGACTCAGATAAAAGATGTCTATCTGAAGTTCAGTGTTAAGCATACTGCATCCTGTGTAGAAATCTTTTCACTGATGAGGAGATGAATGTCACTGGAAATAATCTCTTCATGTCATCACTGACAATGTCAAAGCAATATCAGTTCATGCAACAACCATCAGTGACAATATCAATAGTCATGAAATCAAAGTACAGTTTCAAATGTAATGCAATGGAAAGTAATGTGCTTAATTTGattataataaatacataaatggaccaatcagcttgtatcaaatacaaaaaaaaaaaaaatggcacatgcatgcatatatgcatgtgtacacacacacacacacacacacacacacacacacacacacacacacacacacacacacacacacaaacacacacacttgtacataccgcctcaacccccaccccatataGATACCTTCCCTTCACCACAACTAGCACTACcattgtcccccccccacacccccacccccaccccaaacacatatacacataaacacacatacacacgcacacacacacacacacacacacacacagacacacacacacacacacacatacatacataccacacacacacacctgtccaccacaCAAACATTCCCTGCACCACGACCAGCGCCACCATTGCCACACCGAACACCATCAACATAAACCCCAGCACATCCACTACGTACATGGGCGTCGACAAGCTGAAGACGCTTGATGGCAATGTTGAGCTGCCGCTGCTTGCCCTCATAGTCTTCATGCAGTTTCTTCAGCGCCGCACTCTTCTCCTCCCACGGTGTGGAGTACACACGCACCAGCCTCACCAACTCATTCACCGGCATGCTCAGGTCGCTCACACTGGGGAAAAGGCACATGCGCTAGTGTGATGAAAAATGACCATGACCTCATGGAACACTGCTACGTGCCAGAGGCTGATGGGAATAAATTCTGAGCCTGAAGCAACTAAAAACCAAAcacttgtgaaaaaaaacaaaccacgtgAGAAATAAaatgtgaatgaatgagagaagtgtgcatgcatgcatgtgtgtgtgcatttgtgtgaacatgtgtgtgctttttgatTAGTAGAGAACAACAGATGCAAAAACTTGtataaaaaatattgaaaaaataaaatgaaatgaaatgaaataaaaatgaataattaaaaacaagtaaaaaaaacgcAGACAATTTCTCACCTGCGAAACAGCTTGCTGGTCGTCATGGACAGGTGAATGAGAACGGTTGGAGGCAGAGCGTGTTTCAGCAGTTCATCCTTCATGTCCAGAacctacacagcacacacactacacagcgtGTTTCCTTCATGTCCAGAAcctacacagcaaacacactacacagcatgtTTCAGCAGTTCATCCTTCATGTTCAGAAcctacacagcaaacacactacacagcatgtTTCCTTCATGTCCAGAAcctacacagcaaacacactacacagcatgtTTCCTTCATGTCCAGAAcctacacagcaaacacactacacagcatgtTTCCTTCATGTCCAGAACCTACACAGCATGTTTCCTTCATGTCCAGAAcctacacagcaaacacacagcaTGTTTCCTTCATGTCCAGAAcctacacagcaaacacactacacagcatgtTTCAGCAGTTCATCCTTCATGTTCAGAAcctacacagcaaacacactacacagcatgtTTCAGCAGTTCATCCTTCATGTCCAGAACCTAGAACCATGTCCaggtatgatagtcagtagtgtccagctgtgaccatcaggacagtaTGGAAGGCAACTGGGCTACAATCTGATtaaagcggagagtgtcttgcccaagttacatccccactctctctgccaagagggccCTACGACAGTCAGCATCCCCGAAGACCAAGTAGCCACCAAGGCTGAagtactaagaaccagtgcaatctacTAGATTGCAAGTCAcagtcctttatatatatatatctttaaaaaaaaaagttattgaaaTAAAAAGAAGCTGTAAATGAGAACCTaatacagtggagaaaccactgatcatacatctctcactttgctgctggccggATTGTCAGTTTAGGTCAATATCTGATACAAGCTGAGCGTTGAGCAAATAGCACACTGCGTGTTTCGACATTTCATCTTTCATGTCCAGGACTTACACATCCAACATTGCATCTCACATGTcttacacagcaaacacagcatcTTACATCACTTACACAGCTAACACAGCTTAGTAAATGACTTACACAGCTAACACAGCATAGTAAATGACTTACGTAGCTAACACAGCATCTTATATGActtacacagcaaacacagcatcTTTTATGActtacacagcaaacacagcatcTTATATGACttaacacagcaaacacaacatctTATATGACTTAACACAGCTAACACAACATCTTATATGACTTACACAGCTAACACAACATCTTATATGACtttacacagcaaacacagcaccTTACATGActtacacagcaaacacaacctCTTACATGACttaacacagcaaacacaacatctTACATGACTTACACAGCCAACACAACATCTTACATGACttaacacagcaaacacaacatctTACATGACttaacacagcaaacacaacatctTTCATGACtttacacagcaaacacaacatctTACGTGAAACACTGTACATTGCATGTGTCAACAGTTTACCTTCACAACCTACACGGTTAACACAGCAACTTACATGTATGATAAAGTTTCACTTAGCAAGGCAATCTTACATCTTTCAGTGCACAGTGCACCAGGGCCATGGCGTTCAGCAGACCATCACACAGACCATCAAACTTGTTGGGCTCTCCCCTGCGCACACCGGAATCATCCTCGTCTGAGGACTCTGTGTCTGAGTCATCTTCAGCCTGTGAACAGatagtgtatgcacacacacacacacacacacacacacacacacacacacatgcacgcacacacacacacacacacacacacacacacacacatacacacgcacgcatgcacacacacacacacacacacacacacaaacacacatttctgAACCTTTCTGTTTGTCTAGCTGCAGAAAAAGATATTTGTACTTATTCATGAAGATGTATTCTATACTTTGGAAACAGTttcgaacaaacacaaacactcacacacatacacttatgcaTGCtaacactcacatccacacacacacacacacacacacacactcacatacacacaaacacactcacacacacaaacacattatatgcacacacttacattcacacatacacgcacttatCCATActagcatgcaagcacacatacacacttacacaagctacaacacatgcacacatacacacacactccatctttctcacacatgtacacacacacacacacacacacacaaacacacacacactcacacgcacacagagttatCTGTACTGGCATGCCtggacacacaaccacacccacacattcacacacacacacacacaaacacacacacacacacacacacacaattatacctacacacacccacacacacccacccacacattcagTTATCAATAGTggcatacatgtgcatacacagacatatacaaatgcacacacttatgcatgctaacacgtgcacacgcacacacacatgtgcatgcacacatacatgcatgtacatgcacatgcacataccaccctgaaatatttctttctttcacaaacCAGgaaacgtattgtattgtgttgtattgtattgtattgcattgtattgtattgtattgtattgcaatgcaaggcattgtattgcactgcattgcattgtatcatagtacactgtattgtataactttttttcacaacagatttctctgtgtgaagttctggTTGCTTTCCACAGGGACAGCGCATCAGCACAGTGCAgaaccaccctctctttctctcactctctccttttcctgTATGCAAGTAACTTGGTCTTACTAAcacagtggattttcctacaaaaGTTTGCCaaggactcttcttcttcttcttctgcgttcactcgtatgcacacgagtgggcttttacgtgtatgaccgtttttaccccgccatgtaggcagccatactccgttttcgggggtgtgcatgctgggtatgttcttgtttccatatgtcaccgaacggtgacatggattacaggatctttaacatgcatatttgatcttctgtttgcgttttcacatgaagggggttcaggcactagcaggtctgcacatatgttgacctgggagatcgtaaaaatctccaccctttacccaccgggcgctgtcaccgagattcgaacccgggaccctcagactgacagtccaacgctttaaccactcggctatttcgcccgttgtttgccaaggacaacccttttgctgtctCAGCCTCTTCTATGCATGTGCGtaaggtgcatgctgcacacgggtcctcctttccataaaactgcacgcaggtaaaaatacaaaaaaatgggtggtgctgtagtgtagcgacgcactctccctggggacagcagcctgaatctcacacagaaaaatctgttgtgataaaaagaaatacaaatacaaatacaaatctgaaaGAACAACACCTAAACCACCACTCTCTCCAGTGAAGGGGGAGTAAAACTCAAGGGATTCAAACCGatggacacttgcttcctggCTGGATGCATGACTACCAGGCCAGCACTGCACAATGTGCAGAATGAACTCACTTCTTTGAAGCCTTCCatgtcctcctcatcctcctcctcagcaAGAGCCTCCAGGTTCTTCCGCACGTTggctgaaacaaaaaacaatcactgCTTCATGAATAAACAGTATGTGGTTGAAAACAGTCTCTTTTGCAATCAACCTGAGTCTTAAGTAAGTGACACAACAGCAAACACTGAAATGTGCGTCTAATCTTTGAGTTTGATCCTttccgtctctgcctgtctgtcagtttaactctctcacGAACAATCACGTGAACATATGCGTGCccgcacatgtgcacatacacacacacacacacacacacacacacacacacacacacacacaaatacaaaatgataataaccatcatcatcatcatcataatcatattcatcaTAAGCATTATAaatatactgataataatgataatgataatgataatgattcttTTTCTCTCATATAGTTTAACATACAAAGGAAGAGATCCTTCTAATAGTTCTATAGTGTTTCACGTCAACATTGTTCATATCCAAGACTATCACTATCAAAAATGTCtttaagagaaaaagagagcagtcAGATCACACCATAAACATgaaaacgtttcatacaacactacaacacacccatgctgcaagaactagaatgggaatccctcgaatcacggcggaacaaAGGCTAACCCTACtgtataaaatggtcaatggcattgtagacatccctccagacaaatttctcaagaaaggatccagcaaaacaagatcaaatcattggcacaaatttgtccatcttagctcctcctctgacccttataaatacagtttttttcccatcaaccatccccgtctggaactccctgcctgcaacagcagcagaggctccctccttggtagctttcaagagagagctgaacaagatcagtttagtcccttttttttggggggggggatcctccggagggacgctgcgagtgatggtgggagggaatatgtatacatattctttctcactgtcaccccctccggtaggaagataggtctacttaggttctgattaggttgtttttttgttttttttattttattttattttaattttttttttattacgcctctgtgcacacaggtcattaatagtcagtaatgacggctgaccttccaatttgaagactAAAGATTTGAAGAATCATGACAGTTCTGGTGATTTGTGGCAGCCACAATCATGCACGCCATTCTCAAAATCAATAAGAAAAAGGTGCGAAGAGGATATGATGAAGGCAGCCAGATGGATGCAGGCCCAGCTGAAGAGGGCAGCCCTGAACCAAATCTGCTGGA from Babylonia areolata isolate BAREFJ2019XMU chromosome 6, ASM4173473v1, whole genome shotgun sequence encodes the following:
- the LOC143283248 gene encoding uncharacterized protein LOC143283248 translates to MDRANVRKNLEALAEEEDEEDMEGFKEAEDDSDTESSDEDDSGVRRGEPNKFDGLCDGLLNAMALVHCALKDVLDMKDELLKHALPPTVLIHLSMTTSKLFRSVSDLSMPVNELVRLVRVYSTPWEEKSAALKKLHEDYEGKQRQLNIAIKRLQLVDAHSKRIAREKRIMNWEKLFAKLTSTKGHGRRWKFLIETIKQKAKMGLEHVQAYTQALEESSESEDEDVPTQAPTTRPEVGDAGSENQSEEFDEGDQEGRGFINDGVDDDDDDDDDEDDEKDEDDEDGDSKDQEEGESGSEGTAVKFGNSESDVPTVTIQLSNNTSEEGSEGSFSRTGSPKKVRFEEEKVQVSKPQMKDMDVSTAAPDYDRSLFVRIFCPEGLEDQTLIRCSLTCNGQIFKTGILDSADDEEEVVTDQQPKRPRAAGNARHTPEGPQLSTAEGGPRKSKKFKEFELKLPDEVAPGTLRMKHAVDDPDNVQIAVHHGQYEELFAMATIDFSDIKDLVSFAIGFLFCFCFFAAPSCNH